One window of the Desulfuromonas acetoxidans DSM 684 genome contains the following:
- the recO gene encoding DNA repair protein RecO, with the protein MDGSPCEAIVLRCTDYGEADRIVTLLTRDHGICGAFARNARSSRRRFGGALHPFSRLRITWQTRRRGGLPQLAEVELLDGAHGLMTNLDGMALAAYGCELIMALWPEEQAIPEVYDLLRSFLPAAASSGAGETLRLLMELRLLDAAGLLPHLGHCGECWAVLGAGEYRFDAARGGTLCAACAYGHHGGVVVDALTLGSLVRLLQVDPLVFEGIRLSPLTVTQAGELLHHCVEETVGRPLKSERFLASLKGV; encoded by the coding sequence ATGGATGGCAGCCCCTGCGAAGCGATTGTTCTGCGTTGTACCGATTATGGTGAAGCAGATCGCATTGTGACTCTGCTGACCCGTGATCATGGCATCTGTGGCGCTTTTGCCCGCAATGCCCGCAGCAGCCGACGCCGTTTTGGTGGTGCCTTGCACCCGTTCAGCCGTTTGCGCATCACTTGGCAGACTCGGCGCCGTGGTGGTTTGCCTCAGCTCGCTGAAGTGGAACTGCTTGATGGTGCTCACGGTCTGATGACCAATCTGGACGGCATGGCTCTGGCTGCTTACGGTTGTGAACTGATTATGGCCCTGTGGCCGGAAGAGCAGGCCATCCCCGAAGTGTATGATCTGTTGCGCTCCTTTTTGCCTGCTGCAGCTTCTAGCGGGGCCGGTGAAACGCTTCGGTTATTGATGGAACTGCGTTTGCTTGATGCCGCAGGATTGCTGCCCCATCTCGGTCATTGTGGTGAATGCTGGGCTGTGCTGGGAGCGGGGGAATACCGCTTTGATGCGGCTCGCGGCGGCACGCTGTGCGCGGCTTGTGCATACGGACATCACGGTGGTGTGGTGGTAGATGCCCTGACCCTCGGCAGTCTGGTGCGCTTGCTTCAGGTCGACCCGTTGGTTTTCGAAGGGATTCGTCTCAGCCCGTTGACCGTCACTCAGGCGGGTGAACTGCTTCACCATTGCGTCGAAGAAACCGTTGGCCGCCCCCTGAAAAGTGAGCGCTTTCTCGCCAGTCTCAAGGGCGTTTAA
- a CDS encoding Rossmann-like and DUF2520 domain-containing protein: MKQRIALIGPGRLGQAVGALLQQAGYPITAIVGRDQQRTHEAAEFIGASLMAGTDLKRCSRAELVLCCVGDDQLAPLGEALLDVLADTPSPTVIHFSGRHRAAILRPDDPRAAHWQVMSLHPLQTFASGEQGLNSLPGSYCAVEGNDELFPLGAKLSLELGCQPFRLRSEDKERYHAAACMASNFVTTLFHQASTLMAETLEDPAMAKTVLAPIFQTAVTNTLNLGPHQALTGPIVRGDIDTIRGHLEQLAEHSPERLPFYLELAEQTRQLAVESERLAPERAVQLKNLLDSFTSLS, encoded by the coding sequence ATGAAACAGCGTATCGCCCTGATCGGACCGGGACGCCTCGGCCAGGCCGTCGGTGCCCTGCTGCAGCAGGCCGGTTATCCGATCACCGCCATTGTTGGTCGCGATCAACAGCGCACACACGAAGCCGCCGAGTTTATCGGCGCATCATTGATGGCCGGCACCGATCTGAAACGCTGTAGCCGTGCCGAGCTGGTCTTATGCTGTGTCGGCGATGATCAACTGGCCCCGTTGGGCGAAGCCTTACTTGATGTGCTGGCGGACACCCCATCACCAACCGTCATCCATTTCAGCGGTCGCCATCGGGCGGCGATTTTGCGCCCGGATGATCCCCGTGCAGCGCACTGGCAGGTGATGAGCCTCCATCCGTTGCAAACTTTTGCCAGCGGTGAGCAAGGACTGAATTCGTTGCCGGGCAGCTATTGCGCTGTCGAAGGGAATGATGAGTTGTTTCCCCTCGGCGCGAAACTGTCTCTTGAGTTAGGCTGCCAACCGTTCCGATTACGCTCTGAGGACAAAGAGCGCTATCATGCTGCCGCCTGCATGGCTTCGAATTTTGTCACCACCCTGTTCCATCAGGCAAGCACCCTGATGGCCGAAACCCTTGAAGATCCCGCCATGGCCAAAACCGTTTTAGCTCCCATCTTCCAGACAGCCGTCACCAACACCTTGAATCTCGGTCCGCATCAGGCGTTGACCGGTCCCATCGTTCGCGGCGATATCGACACCATTCGTGGCCATCTGGAACAATTGGCTGAGCATAGTCCTGAGCGGCTGCCCTTCTACCTCGAACTGGCTGAGCAGACCCGCCAGCTGGCGGTGGAGAGTGAGAGGTTGGCCCCGGAGCGTGCGGTACAGCTTAAAAACCTGCTCGATTCGTTCACATCCTTGTCTTAA
- a CDS encoding class I SAM-dependent methyltransferase, whose translation MDTNTTIEEPCPLCQSGGSVLFGEDRRRCYWRCPCCKLVFVARYDLPTSHEEKAEYDLHENAPEDDGYRRFLSRLFNPLQQRLTDDALGLDFGCGPGPTLSVMAAESGLPMRLYDPFYAPDLSVLAHRYDFITATEVVEHLHRPGAELDRLWDLLQPGGILAIMTKLVIDQQAFTTWHYKNDRTHVRFFSRQTFHWLAEKWQAQLAFIDKDVIFLRKSELKEEGER comes from the coding sequence ATGGATACAAACACAACAATTGAAGAACCGTGTCCTTTATGCCAGTCCGGTGGCAGTGTCCTGTTTGGTGAAGACCGGCGGCGCTGCTATTGGCGTTGTCCCTGTTGCAAACTGGTGTTTGTTGCGCGTTATGATCTGCCGACCTCACACGAGGAAAAAGCCGAGTACGATCTTCATGAAAACGCTCCGGAGGATGATGGTTATCGGCGTTTTCTCAGTCGCTTGTTCAATCCGTTGCAACAGCGCCTTACCGACGATGCACTTGGGTTGGACTTTGGCTGCGGACCCGGACCGACTCTGTCGGTCATGGCCGCAGAATCTGGCCTGCCGATGAGGCTGTATGATCCGTTTTATGCCCCGGACCTCTCGGTGTTGGCGCATCGCTATGATTTTATTACCGCGACCGAGGTGGTTGAACATCTGCATCGTCCGGGGGCGGAACTCGATCGGTTATGGGATCTGCTGCAGCCGGGGGGAATCCTTGCCATCATGACCAAGCTGGTCATCGACCAGCAGGCGTTTACGACATGGCATTATAAAAACGACCGGACCCATGTGCGCTTTTTTTCCCGTCAGACCTTTCACTGGTTAGCGGAAAAATGGCAAGCGCAACTGGCGTTTATCGATAAGGATGTTATTTTTCTGCGTAAGTCTGAGCTGAAAGAAGAGGGGGAGCGATGA
- the glyQ gene encoding glycine--tRNA ligase subunit alpha: MTFQDLILSLQNYWAQQGCVIQQPYDIEKGAGTFNPATFLRSLGPEPWNVAYVEPSRRPTDGRYGENPNRLQHYYQFQVILKPAPLNIQELYLDSLKSFGIDSASHDIRFVEDDWESPTLGAWGLGWEVWLDGMEITQFTYFQQVGGIDLKPIPGEITYGCERIAMYLQGVDNVYDLEWIDGVKYGDIHHQTEVEFSAYNFEEADTGMLFQLFDMYEKECTKLAQKDLVFPAYDFVMKASHAFNLLDARGAISVTERAHYIGRVRNLSRLCAEGYVAQRERLGFPLLKK; the protein is encoded by the coding sequence GTGACTTTTCAGGATTTGATTCTGTCGCTGCAGAATTACTGGGCCCAGCAAGGCTGTGTCATCCAGCAACCCTACGATATCGAAAAAGGTGCGGGAACGTTTAACCCGGCCACGTTTCTGCGTTCCCTTGGTCCCGAGCCTTGGAACGTTGCCTATGTTGAGCCGTCACGCCGTCCCACCGACGGTCGCTACGGTGAAAACCCCAACCGGCTGCAACACTATTACCAGTTTCAGGTCATCCTCAAGCCGGCCCCGCTCAATATTCAGGAGCTGTACCTTGACTCCCTGAAAAGTTTTGGTATTGATTCAGCCAGCCACGACATCCGTTTTGTTGAGGACGATTGGGAATCGCCGACACTCGGTGCCTGGGGCCTGGGGTGGGAAGTGTGGCTCGATGGCATGGAAATCACCCAGTTCACCTATTTTCAGCAGGTCGGCGGGATCGATCTCAAACCGATTCCCGGTGAGATCACCTACGGCTGTGAGCGGATAGCCATGTACCTGCAGGGCGTGGATAATGTCTACGATCTGGAATGGATTGATGGCGTCAAATATGGTGATATTCACCACCAGACCGAAGTCGAGTTCTCGGCCTACAACTTTGAAGAAGCCGATACGGGCATGCTGTTTCAGCTGTTCGACATGTACGAAAAGGAGTGCACCAAACTGGCACAAAAAGATCTGGTGTTCCCGGCGTATGACTTTGTTATGAAGGCGTCCCACGCGTTTAACCTGCTTGATGCTCGAGGCGCGATTTCCGTGACCGAGCGCGCGCACTACATCGGTCGGGTGCGTAATCTGTCGCGTCTGTGTGCCGAGGGCTATGTGGCACAACGCGAACGGCTGGGATTTCCGCTGCTGAAAAAATAA
- the mgtE gene encoding magnesium transporter yields the protein MDQKVQMLLETVRKLIRRGAHPNLNNLLKKTHPADIAHLFRYLDLKEQRVLFHLVEDVDTAAEVLSEIEHSVSAQLLEQIEKETIVHVLQHMPYDDAVDIIQNMPEELAEEVLDSMQDDCSDEIEQLMQYQEDTAGGIMSTEIFSLREDITARQAIEALQEAEDVEMVFYLYVTDMYNHLVGVLSLRQLLMVPPGRCLRDIVSPDVISVRADTDQEEVAQLVAKYNILAIPVVDDHNKLLGIITVDDVIDVMRQEATEDIYKMAGASEEELMYGYKSFKIARLRLPWLLVNLLGGVVTGYLMWWFQLTLKEVIALISFIPVITGMGGNVGGQSATIVVRGFATGRIDFTTLRQVFFKELRVGLIMGLVCGLVVGGIAIVWHHNPYLGLVVGSAMTIAMTVAATMGVLAPAFFKRIGIDPAIASTPFVQTSNDITGILIYFGMATLFISNLH from the coding sequence ATGGATCAGAAAGTACAGATGTTGCTGGAAACGGTCAGGAAGCTGATTCGTCGCGGCGCTCATCCCAACCTGAACAATCTTTTGAAGAAAACCCACCCGGCGGATATCGCCCATCTGTTTCGTTACCTCGATCTCAAGGAGCAGCGGGTCCTGTTTCATCTGGTCGAAGATGTGGATACCGCCGCCGAAGTCCTCTCGGAGATCGAGCACAGTGTCAGTGCCCAGTTGCTCGAACAGATCGAAAAAGAGACTATCGTTCATGTGCTGCAGCATATGCCCTACGACGATGCCGTCGATATTATCCAAAACATGCCGGAAGAGCTGGCCGAGGAAGTTCTCGACAGTATGCAGGATGACTGTTCTGATGAGATCGAACAGCTCATGCAATATCAGGAGGACACTGCCGGCGGTATCATGTCGACGGAGATTTTCTCCCTGCGCGAAGATATTACCGCCCGTCAGGCCATCGAAGCACTTCAGGAGGCTGAAGATGTTGAGATGGTTTTCTATCTGTATGTCACCGACATGTACAATCACCTGGTCGGCGTGCTTTCGCTGCGCCAGTTGCTGATGGTGCCTCCCGGTCGCTGTTTGCGGGATATTGTGTCACCCGATGTGATCAGTGTGCGGGCGGATACCGACCAGGAAGAGGTGGCCCAGCTGGTCGCCAAATATAATATCCTGGCGATTCCGGTTGTCGACGACCACAACAAACTGCTGGGGATTATCACCGTCGATGATGTCATCGACGTCATGCGCCAAGAGGCCACCGAGGATATCTATAAAATGGCCGGTGCCAGCGAAGAGGAGCTGATGTACGGCTATAAGTCGTTTAAGATCGCTCGCTTGCGCCTGCCGTGGCTGCTGGTCAACCTGCTTGGTGGTGTGGTTACCGGTTATCTGATGTGGTGGTTTCAGTTGACACTCAAAGAGGTGATCGCCCTGATCTCCTTTATTCCGGTTATCACTGGCATGGGCGGTAACGTCGGTGGTCAATCTGCGACGATTGTCGTACGCGGCTTTGCCACGGGACGGATCGATTTTACCACCCTGCGGCAGGTGTTTTTTAAAGAGCTGCGTGTTGGTTTGATCATGGGTTTGGTCTGTGGCCTGGTGGTGGGCGGCATCGCCATTGTCTGGCACCATAACCCCTATCTGGGGCTGGTGGTCGGTTCGGCAATGACGATCGCCATGACCGTGGCGGCAACCATGGGTGTGCTGGCTCCGGCTTTTTTCAAACGGATCGGCATTGACCCGGCGATTGCTTCAACTCCGTTTGTTCAGACCTCCAACGACATTACCGGTATTCTGATCTATTTCGGCATGGCAACCCTGTTTATCAGTAACCTTCACTAG
- a CDS encoding D-2-hydroxyacid dehydrogenase, giving the protein MNIVVLDGYTLNSGDLDWAPLQALGTCEIYPRTAPDQIVERARNAEIVLTNKVVLGERELLALPKLRYIGVLATGTNVINLEVAAQRQIVVTNVPAYSTMSVAQMVFSLLLELVQQVGHHDRRVHDGAWSDSVDFSFRETPLMELDGLTLGIVGFGHIGRAVARIGESFGMNVLVHVRRSHRFKQLHEGNGPSDAELDHLFAQSDVVSLHCPLTEQTHHLVDERRLALMKPGAILINTARGPLLDEVAVAKALQEGHLGGLGVDVLSSEPPATDNPLLTAPHCVITPHIAWATLAARQRLLETVVANVAAFQAGDPQNVVN; this is encoded by the coding sequence ATGAATATTGTTGTGTTGGATGGCTATACTCTGAATTCCGGTGATCTGGACTGGGCACCGCTACAGGCCCTTGGCACGTGTGAAATCTATCCACGCACTGCGCCGGATCAAATTGTTGAGCGCGCCCGCAATGCCGAGATTGTTTTGACCAATAAGGTGGTACTGGGCGAGAGGGAGCTGCTGGCGTTGCCGAAACTGCGTTACATTGGTGTGCTGGCGACCGGCACCAATGTCATTAATCTGGAAGTGGCTGCTCAGCGCCAAATTGTCGTTACCAATGTGCCCGCTTACAGCACCATGTCTGTAGCGCAGATGGTGTTCTCCCTGTTGCTGGAACTGGTGCAGCAGGTGGGGCATCATGACCGGCGTGTTCATGACGGGGCCTGGAGCGATAGTGTTGACTTCAGTTTTCGTGAAACCCCGTTGATGGAGTTGGACGGTCTGACGCTGGGGATTGTCGGTTTCGGCCATATCGGCCGGGCTGTGGCGCGGATTGGTGAAAGCTTTGGCATGAACGTGTTGGTGCATGTGCGTCGCTCTCACCGATTTAAGCAGTTGCATGAGGGGAATGGTCCGAGTGACGCTGAACTCGATCATTTATTCGCTCAATCCGATGTGGTCAGCCTGCATTGCCCGTTGACCGAGCAGACCCATCATCTCGTTGATGAGCGGCGGTTGGCCTTGATGAAGCCGGGCGCAATTCTGATTAATACCGCACGTGGACCGTTGCTGGATGAAGTGGCGGTGGCCAAAGCGTTGCAGGAAGGACATTTGGGTGGCCTCGGTGTCGATGTGCTCAGCAGTGAGCCTCCGGCGACAGATAACCCATTATTGACTGCACCCCATTGTGTCATTACTCCGCATATTGCCTGGGCAACTCTGGCGGCACGGCAACGGTTGTTGGAAACCGTGGTGGCTAATGTGGCGGCGTTTCAGGCGGGGGACCCGCAGAATGTGGTCAATTAA
- the ppdK gene encoding pyruvate, phosphate dikinase has translation MAVKYVYFFGDGNAEGTGSMKNLLGGKGANLAEMTSIGLPVPAGFTITTEVCTEFYKNDRNYPAELKGQVDAQLQQVEQLMGKEFGDSENPLLVSVRSGARASMPGMMDTVLNLGLNDETVKGIVKQSGDERFAYDSYRRFIQMYANVVKNMDGEVLEDILEEMKEKRGVEEDTALTAEDLKELVTLFKNKYTEELGEAFPTDPEEQLWGAIGAVFGSWMNQRAITYRRLNNIPAEWGTAVNVQSMVYGNMGDDCATGVAFTRNPSTGENLFFGEFLINAQGEDVVAGIRTPQPINKAGGDGTLPSMEEVMPESYNQLMEIQQKLEKHYRDMQDIEFTIEKGRLFMLQTRNGKRTAKAAVKVAVDMVKEGLITEKEAVLRVAPEQLDQLLHPSLDPNADKTVIAKGLPASPGAASGEIVFSADEAEEAKAMGLKVILVRIETSPEDIHGMHAAEGILTARGGMTSHAAVVARGMGKCCVSGCGEIKINYDTQQFTDSKGNVYKKGDVVTLDGSSGEVMSGTVPTVQPELTGDFGLLMEWVDSIRRLKVRTNADTPADSAVARSFGAEGIGLCRTEHMFFDADRIMAVREMILAEDLEGRKVALGKIIGMQRDDFLGLFREMKGLPVTIRLLDPPLHEFLPHTDKEIDELAASMSVPAEKLKQKVDFLHEFNPMLGHRGCRLGITYPEVYDMQVRAIMEAACSLVKNEGYDIVPEIMIPLISGVKELEILRANAVKVADEVIAEYDVKVEYLVGTMIELPRAAITADQVATQAEFFSFGTNDLTQTTYGLSRDDAGKFLPLYVEQEIFPEDPFVAIDQDGVGELVKMGCEKGRQTRPNIKLGICGEHGGEPSSVIFCHKIGLDYVSCSPYRVPIARLAAAHAVLLEEPEA, from the coding sequence ATGGCAGTCAAGTACGTGTATTTCTTCGGCGATGGCAACGCTGAAGGGACAGGATCAATGAAGAATCTGTTGGGGGGCAAAGGGGCCAATCTGGCTGAAATGACCTCCATCGGCTTGCCGGTGCCCGCCGGTTTCACCATTACCACCGAGGTATGCACCGAGTTTTATAAAAACGACCGCAATTATCCGGCGGAACTCAAAGGCCAGGTCGATGCCCAGCTTCAGCAAGTGGAGCAGCTCATGGGTAAGGAATTCGGCGATTCTGAAAACCCGTTGTTGGTGTCAGTACGTTCCGGTGCCCGCGCATCCATGCCGGGGATGATGGATACAGTTCTCAACCTGGGCCTGAATGATGAGACGGTTAAAGGGATTGTTAAGCAGAGTGGTGATGAGCGCTTTGCCTATGACTCTTACCGCCGCTTTATCCAAATGTACGCCAATGTTGTTAAGAACATGGATGGCGAAGTTCTCGAAGATATCCTTGAGGAGATGAAAGAGAAGCGTGGTGTGGAAGAGGATACCGCTCTGACTGCCGAAGACCTCAAGGAACTGGTCACTCTGTTCAAAAATAAATACACCGAAGAGTTGGGTGAAGCGTTCCCGACCGACCCCGAAGAGCAACTGTGGGGTGCCATCGGCGCGGTATTCGGTTCGTGGATGAACCAGCGTGCCATCACCTACCGTCGTTTGAACAATATTCCGGCCGAGTGGGGCACCGCAGTCAACGTTCAGTCCATGGTCTACGGTAATATGGGTGACGATTGCGCTACCGGCGTGGCCTTTACCCGTAACCCCTCCACCGGCGAGAACCTGTTCTTCGGTGAGTTCCTGATCAATGCTCAGGGCGAGGATGTTGTTGCCGGTATCCGTACGCCTCAGCCGATCAATAAAGCTGGTGGTGATGGAACTTTGCCCTCCATGGAAGAGGTGATGCCCGAGAGCTATAACCAGCTCATGGAGATTCAGCAGAAGCTGGAGAAACATTACCGTGACATGCAGGACATTGAGTTTACCATCGAAAAAGGCCGTCTGTTCATGCTGCAGACCCGTAACGGCAAGCGCACCGCCAAGGCTGCGGTCAAAGTTGCCGTTGATATGGTTAAAGAGGGCCTGATCACCGAAAAGGAAGCCGTGTTACGTGTTGCTCCCGAGCAGCTTGATCAACTGCTGCACCCCTCCCTCGATCCCAATGCCGACAAAACCGTGATTGCCAAAGGTCTGCCCGCGTCTCCAGGTGCAGCCTCCGGTGAGATTGTTTTCTCTGCGGATGAAGCTGAAGAAGCTAAGGCCATGGGACTGAAGGTGATTCTGGTACGTATCGAAACCAGCCCGGAAGATATTCATGGTATGCACGCTGCCGAAGGGATTCTGACTGCGCGTGGAGGTATGACGTCCCACGCGGCTGTTGTTGCCCGTGGTATGGGGAAATGCTGTGTATCCGGTTGTGGTGAGATCAAGATCAACTACGATACCCAGCAATTCACCGACAGCAAGGGCAATGTCTACAAAAAAGGCGACGTTGTGACCCTTGATGGTTCCAGCGGTGAAGTGATGAGCGGCACGGTTCCCACGGTTCAACCCGAGCTCACCGGTGATTTCGGCCTGCTCATGGAGTGGGTTGATTCAATCCGTCGCCTGAAAGTTCGTACCAACGCTGATACCCCGGCCGACTCTGCGGTCGCCCGCAGCTTTGGCGCCGAAGGTATTGGTCTGTGCCGTACCGAGCATATGTTCTTCGACGCCGACCGCATCATGGCGGTTCGTGAGATGATTCTTGCCGAAGACCTCGAAGGGCGCAAAGTGGCACTGGGTAAGATCATTGGTATGCAGCGTGATGATTTCCTCGGCTTGTTCCGTGAAATGAAGGGCCTGCCGGTGACCATTCGCCTGCTTGATCCGCCGTTGCACGAGTTCCTGCCTCATACCGACAAAGAGATCGATGAGCTGGCTGCCAGCATGAGTGTTCCGGCTGAAAAGCTCAAGCAGAAGGTTGACTTCCTCCATGAGTTCAACCCGATGCTCGGTCACCGTGGCTGCCGTCTCGGTATCACCTACCCCGAGGTGTACGACATGCAGGTGCGCGCCATCATGGAAGCCGCCTGCTCTCTGGTCAAAAACGAGGGCTACGATATCGTTCCCGAGATCATGATTCCGCTGATCAGTGGCGTCAAAGAGCTGGAAATTCTCCGCGCCAACGCTGTGAAGGTTGCAGATGAGGTGATTGCCGAGTACGACGTTAAGGTGGAATATCTGGTCGGCACCATGATTGAGTTGCCGCGTGCCGCGATTACTGCGGATCAGGTGGCCACCCAGGCCGAATTTTTCTCCTTCGGCACCAACGATTTGACGCAAACCACCTACGGCCTGTCCCGTGACGATGCCGGTAAGTTCCTGCCGCTGTATGTTGAGCAGGAGATCTTCCCGGAAGATCCGTTTGTCGCCATTGACCAGGATGGTGTTGGTGAGCTGGTCAAAATGGGCTGTGAAAAAGGGCGTCAGACCCGTCCCAACATTAAGCTGGGTATTTGTGGTGAGCACGGTGGTGAGCCGAGCAGTGTTATCTTCTGCCACAAAATCGGTCTCGACTACGTGTCCTGCTCGCCATACCGGGTGCCTATTGCCCGTTTGGCCGCCGCTCACGCAGTACTGCTTGAAGAGCCGGAAGCCTGA
- the glyS gene encoding glycine--tRNA ligase subunit beta, producing MAKELFLEIGTEEIPAGMLPVAMRDLERMMRKELTNARVAFGDVTTYATPRRLVLSVADVAEEQERQELNLSGPSVKVAFDADGNPTKAALGFARSNGVDVSELTQQETEKGTYLFLSKVIEGQPIKEQLPEIMERIVSSLSFKKSMRWKDLDVRFARPVHWLIALFGGEVIPFSWGNLTSGNTSYGHRFMAPAGFDVTGLDDFVAKAREHFVIVDPEERKQIIAREIERVAGEEGGALNVDEDLLEEVAYLVEDPTPLCGSFEEEFLQLPDELLITSMKEHQRYFTLADTEGRLLPKFITISNTRPTDPDVVVKGNERVLRARLSDAMFFWKEDQKTPLENRLEALKNVVYQAQLGTSYAKVQRFTALAEDLASQFDSEVVELTRRAAQLCKCDLETGMVYEFPELQGVMGREYAAIEGEDPRVAKAIFEHYLPVQAGGDLPSDNVGAFVSIADKIDTICGCFGVGLIPTGTADPYALRRCAIGVLNILLDRGFTVSIPELVAKAVKQLEDKLNRSVEEVTADVVEFIRLRFVNMMTGPETATDVVEAVLAARFDNVMDARQRIEALSAMKQQPEFEALAATFKRVGNIIKGGVTDAVDAECFEQDCEREMYGALQQVQQDVARLMADGDYPGALRAIGSLRPAVDAFFDGVMVMAEDEAVKRNRLALLTQVAGLFAGLADFSRIAA from the coding sequence ATGGCAAAAGAATTGTTTCTGGAGATAGGGACTGAAGAAATTCCTGCCGGGATGTTACCGGTGGCCATGCGTGATCTCGAACGAATGATGCGCAAGGAACTCACCAATGCCCGGGTTGCTTTTGGCGATGTGACTACCTATGCCACGCCGCGCCGCCTGGTGCTTTCGGTCGCTGATGTGGCCGAAGAACAGGAGCGCCAGGAACTCAACCTTTCCGGCCCGTCGGTCAAAGTCGCCTTTGATGCGGACGGCAACCCGACTAAGGCAGCGCTGGGTTTCGCCCGTTCCAATGGTGTCGACGTTTCCGAACTGACCCAACAGGAAACCGAAAAAGGAACCTATCTGTTTCTGTCCAAAGTGATTGAAGGCCAGCCGATCAAAGAACAGTTGCCGGAAATTATGGAACGGATCGTCAGCAGTTTGTCGTTCAAGAAATCGATGCGCTGGAAAGATCTCGATGTCCGTTTTGCCCGTCCGGTCCATTGGTTGATCGCTCTGTTCGGTGGTGAGGTAATTCCGTTCTCCTGGGGCAATCTGACGTCCGGTAACACCTCCTACGGTCACCGCTTCATGGCCCCGGCTGGTTTTGACGTTACCGGCCTGGACGATTTTGTTGCCAAGGCGCGTGAGCACTTTGTCATTGTTGACCCTGAAGAGCGCAAGCAGATCATTGCTCGCGAAATCGAGCGTGTCGCCGGTGAAGAGGGTGGTGCTTTAAATGTGGACGAAGACTTGCTTGAAGAAGTGGCCTATCTGGTGGAAGATCCCACCCCGCTGTGCGGTAGCTTTGAAGAGGAGTTTTTGCAACTGCCCGATGAACTGCTGATCACCAGCATGAAGGAGCATCAGCGCTACTTCACCCTGGCCGATACTGAAGGGCGTCTGTTGCCGAAATTTATCACCATTTCCAACACCCGGCCGACCGATCCCGACGTGGTTGTTAAAGGCAATGAGCGCGTGTTGCGTGCCCGTCTTTCCGATGCGATGTTCTTCTGGAAGGAAGACCAGAAAACCCCGTTGGAAAACCGCCTCGAAGCGTTGAAAAACGTGGTGTATCAGGCCCAGCTCGGCACCAGCTATGCCAAGGTGCAGCGCTTCACTGCTCTGGCCGAAGATCTGGCCAGCCAGTTTGACAGCGAGGTGGTTGAGCTGACCCGACGCGCCGCCCAACTGTGTAAATGCGATCTGGAAACCGGTATGGTTTACGAGTTTCCTGAGCTGCAGGGTGTTATGGGGCGTGAATACGCTGCCATCGAAGGGGAAGACCCCCGCGTGGCCAAGGCGATCTTTGAGCACTACCTGCCGGTTCAGGCCGGCGGTGATCTGCCCAGCGATAATGTTGGGGCGTTTGTGTCTATCGCTGACAAGATTGACACCATTTGCGGTTGCTTCGGTGTCGGCCTGATCCCGACCGGAACGGCCGATCCCTATGCACTGCGCCGTTGCGCGATCGGTGTGCTCAATATTCTGCTCGACCGTGGTTTCACCGTCTCTATCCCAGAGCTGGTGGCCAAGGCGGTCAAGCAATTGGAAGACAAGCTGAATCGCAGTGTCGAGGAAGTGACCGCGGATGTGGTCGAATTCATCCGCCTGCGTTTTGTCAATATGATGACGGGTCCGGAGACGGCTACCGATGTTGTAGAAGCCGTTCTTGCCGCTCGTTTCGACAATGTGATGGATGCCCGCCAGCGGATTGAAGCGCTGTCGGCAATGAAGCAACAACCTGAATTCGAAGCCCTGGCAGCAACATTCAAACGGGTCGGTAACATCATTAAGGGGGGTGTGACCGATGCAGTTGATGCTGAGTGCTTTGAGCAGGACTGTGAGAGAGAGATGTATGGAGCGTTACAGCAGGTTCAGCAGGACGTGGCCCGTCTAATGGCGGACGGCGACTATCCTGGTGCATTGCGTGCCATCGGTTCTCTTCGCCCAGCTGTGGATGCCTTCTTTGATGGCGTCATGGTGATGGCGGAAGATGAAGCGGTCAAACGTAATCGACTGGCTCTGTTGACACAGGTTGCCGGGCTGTTTGCCGGTTTGGCGGATTTTTCCCGGATTGCGGCATAA